The DNA region CGACGGCGGGGTCATCCCAGGTGATGAGTCGTTCGCGCTCTGTCATTTGCTGCTCCTATACGGCTTATCGGCACCCACAGTGTATCGGCTATGCGTAGATCAGCAACATAACTGTTACTTCTATGCTGGAATCTGTTTCTACTGAGTATCTATTAGGATGGGGATGAGGCTAAGGATGGAGAAACCAATGGGTCGAGCGTTGCGGGCGGACGCTGAGCGCAGTGTCCGCGCCATTTTGGAAGCAGCCGAGCAAGTTCTGGCCGATGACCCTGGCGCTTCCATGGAACAGATCGGCGAGGTGGCGGGGCTGACCAGGACTACGGTCCATCGTAGGTTCGCTAACCGAAAATCCCTCATGGATGCTCTCGCGATCTCCGCCAAGCAACAGCTTGCCGACGCCATCGAAGCCGGCAACCCCGACTCGGCCCCTCCACTCGTTGCGCTCCACCGTGTGACAGCGAATGTCTTGAAGACCAAAAACGCGTGGAGATTCACCCTGGGCAGCCCGTTGGCAGACACGAGCGCCGCCGCCGAAATCTGGGACCGGATCAATGCCCGCTGCCTGGATCTCCTCACCCGTGCCCAACGTGACGGGCTGCTCCATCCCGACGCAGACCTGGAATGGACACGGCAGGTGTATTACGCGCTCATGAGCGAGGCTTTGCAGAGATTCCCCGAAGGTGAAGATCCGGACGCAAGCACTACTGATGCACTCACCACTCTGGTCATCGACACCTTGCTGTACGGCACCGGCAGACGAAACTGACATTTCCCGACCGAGCGGCGTGGACTGCCCTACTTCAGACGCTTTTCAAAGCACATGGAGAAGGGAATGGCAGTTGCATATGGCTCATACACCGGGATGCGCGAGTAGCCCAGCTTCAAGTACAGGGCGACAGCTTCCGGCTGCTGATCCCCGGTCTGGAGAATGACCCGCGAGGCTCCCCCGCGTGCAGCGATCGCTTCGATCTCCTTCATCAGCATGCTGGCAATACCCCGGCCCCGTTCACTCTCAAGCACCACCATCCGCTTGACTTCCCATTCCCCCTTCAAGGACCGCAGGGCAGCGTGGGCCACCGGACCGGAGTCGCCCGATATCGCCAGGACGGTCGCGAGCACGTCATCCGGGTCAACAGCCAAGGCGCTGAGGGCAGCGTCCCTCCCGGGACCGGGCTGCAGGCGGCCGGCATACCTGCCGTGGAGGTCCTCCTCCAGGACCCGTTGCAGCGCCACAGCGCGCTCATCTGTCCAGAGGACCTGTTCGAACTTCACAGCCGATATCAGGCGGGAAGCTTGTTGAGCTTCCGGAGCTGCCGGTCGAACATCCGCACGGGCACAAAACGGCGCATCGCCGACAGGCTGGCGCTGCGTGAGCTGCCGGAGTATCGCACCTTGGGCTTCTCGTCCGTGGCGGCGGCGACAATCGCCTTTGCAACGGTGGCAGCGTCGTCGCC from Arthrobacter pascens includes:
- a CDS encoding TetR/AcrR family transcriptional regulator; protein product: MGRALRADAERSVRAILEAAEQVLADDPGASMEQIGEVAGLTRTTVHRRFANRKSLMDALAISAKQQLADAIEAGNPDSAPPLVALHRVTANVLKTKNAWRFTLGSPLADTSAAAEIWDRINARCLDLLTRAQRDGLLHPDADLEWTRQVYYALMSEALQRFPEGEDPDASTTDALTTLVIDTLLYGTGRRN
- a CDS encoding GNAT family N-acetyltransferase, whose translation is MKFEQVLWTDERAVALQRVLEEDLHGRYAGRLQPGPGRDAALSALAVDPDDVLATVLAISGDSGPVAHAALRSLKGEWEVKRMVVLESERGRGIASMLMKEIEAIAARGGASRVILQTGDQQPEAVALYLKLGYSRIPVYEPYATAIPFSMCFEKRLK